The DNA region CTCCTTCCCTCGAAACCGAATCGAGCAGGCTGCTTGCCAGCAATTTACGGCAAGGTGCAAGGCGGAGATCAGGAACATAAAGAACAGACCCTCTATAAGCCAGCTTGCGTTAAACCAGGAGCATAACGCTCCCCACTCAGGATAGCGATAGGCCTTTAATGCGTACTTTGAAAAGATACTCAGCAAGAATATCAACACAATAAGGCTTATGACTTCAATAAAAAAGTCAAGGAACTTCCCTGGTGTTTTATTACGCTCAGAGAAGATCCCTGGCAAAATATCAACACTTGTATGAGATCCTTCTCGTGTCGTGATAACTATGCTGAGCAAGACAGTTATAAAAAACACATACGAGAGAAATTCTCCAATCCAGATAATTTCAATATGCAGCCAGTATCTATTGAGTATCTGGAAAATGGTTGCAAACGTACAAAACACTAATCCCACAGCACACAACACATTCTCAAGAGTCCGCAACAACCTCATGAATCTACAAAATACAGACAAAAAGAAACACCCCTTTCGACAGAGACTTTGTTTATCTTTTAATAAATCCCACAAGAAAAGGCGGCTCGTATCACGCACCACTGCCCCTATCCATCTTCAGAATGCCATCCTTACAAGCCTGATAAAGCAGGAACACAAAAGAAAATCTGTGCCGAACATACACGCTTTCCGTGATTTTCGAGAAACGATCAGAGCAGTAAGGCCAGACAAAACCATTCGATCAGACAACGCAGCAAAACTGAACAGCCCCCAATAAAGAGCAAATAAGAAAGCTGCCCTTTTAGAGCTATAATTATCGTTTAGCACTGGGCAGCTTCTCTCAGATCAGGCCTTTTACAGGAGCCTCTCCTGTCCAAAAACTTCAGACGTACCGTCTCACGTAAGAAACGGAGAAATGCGGAGACACTCCTGCAGAACAGACCTTACAGTGCGCTTATCGTAAACTAGCAAGTCGCGTACTACTTTCTTTTTAAGATTACTTTACGAAGACTTTTTCGCTGCTTTTTGCTCGATACAACGACGGTGAATCTCATTGAGCTCATTCAAGATTTCTTTGCTCTTATTCTGTCCCGGCCAATGCTTCTCCAGCCACGGATCACATAGTTCTTTCCAAATGGCTGGCATGTTGGCTTTTTCGCGCCACATTTCACGTTCCTCATCCGATATTTTAGTAATAGTAAATCCTGACATAGCCTCAAGTTTTTTCCTGTACTCATCCTCTTTAGCTTCATGCAAGTCATTAAGATACTGTTCCGCTTCTGCACCAGCCTTTAAAATGGCCTTCTGATACTCCGGCTTCAACTCATTCCACAGATCCATGTTGATAACGACGTTATTCGCATCCCAAACTAACAAATTATGAGTATAATGCTTTAAAACTTCACATTGACGCTCATCAACAAGAGAAGGCAACATTGTCCAACAACCATCAACAACTCCTCGCGAGAGGGCTGTATAAATTTCACTCCAGGGCAGATTCTCCATCAACATACCAGTGCCTGAGCCCATATTCTCCAGACAACGAACCGCTGCCGTGGAAGACGAGACGCGCAACTTTAAGTTCTTAAGGTCAGAGGGGGTACGAAGAGGACGAACGTTATTGGCAAGCCCATAGGCTCCCTGAGAGCAGCTGAACAACAGCTTACAATTGACCTCTCCCCAAGCAACATCCATCAACTTATAGATAATCCCATCCGGATACGCATAAGCGATTCTCGCCTCATCGAAAGAACCGATCGTCCAAGGCATCCAGTTCAACATTCCGCCAGGAATGAGGTTTACGTAAGGGGAAAGAGCCGAAACCTCGATACTCCCGTCGCGCACGCCATGAAATGACTCATCATGAGTCCCCAGAAGCCCGCCCATGTATAGTTTGATCTCGATATCTCCGTTTGTATACTCAGAGACTTTATCACAAAACATTTTGTATCCTTTTTCCGACACAGGACGTGACCAGGGGCATGCAAAAGACCACGTATACTTTGGAGCTGCAAAAGCAGCCGACGACAAAGACATAAAAGTAAGACTCATAATAATTGACAAAACAAAGTGCTTTACATAGCGTTTCATAATGTTGTCCTCCCTCACTAGTCTAATGAAACACCCGAAAACGACTACCCTTATGGGGCACTTCTGCGCCACTGCATTATACCGAATTATTATACTTGATTCTAGTCCACTAAAACAGGAGGGGAATAAATGAAAGGGTTAATTTAATATAAACACCAAAACCAAGAAACTGACTTATTATTAAAAAGTTAGTTTTAGCAAATCTCTAAAATACAAATTGCACTCTCGTGCTTAAACTTAAGGTTAAAGCGTCTCAGGACTCCGGGAGAACAGAAGACCCATCGATCTTACAACGCGAAATCAGTATCTTTTTATTATAATTAATAAAATGTCTTTCTGATTCGCTTCTTCTCTACACACTCTCCCCAGAACAAATTCGAATCGATCTGGACGCTCCGATGCGAGAGGCGCCGGCCTCCATCATTCTGAGGGCGTCCTCCCTCGTTCGGATTCCGCCCGATGCCTTAACACCGACATTCCCCCCCACAACCTTTCGTATGAGAGCCACATCCTCCACTGTGGCACCGCCGCTGGAAAATCCCGTGGAGGTCTTGACGAAATCCGCTCCTGCCTGAACAGCTGCCCGAGCACCTCGAACTTTCTCGTCGTCGGTGAGAAGGCAGGTCTCCAGAATTACTTTGAGCAGAGCATCCGCCTTCAGGACCGCCTTAACGGCAGCGATATCATCACGAACGTATTCATCGTCACCGGCCTTGAGTCTGCCGATGTTGATGACCATGTCGATCTCCTGAGCACCGTTCTCCAGGGCGTCTTTTGCCTCAAACGCCTTGACGGCCGACGAGGTCGCTCCCAAGGGGAAGCCCACAACGGTGCAGACCTTCACCAGCGAGCCCTCAAGCTCATGGGCTGCCAGAGAAACGTAGGAACCGTTGACGCAGACCGATGCAAAGCTCCACTCACGAGCCTCGGAGCAGAGGTCTTGAATCTCCTTGGGAGTGCTTTCGGCCTTTAACAAGGTATGATCAATCATTGAGGCTAATTTTTCATTTTGCATGGCTATCGTTCCATCCTTTCTCATTTCAAACTCTGCGAACAGATTTTTGGCTTAGATTGAGTTCGCCGTGATATGTGGAATCCATCAGAAAATCGAGAGAGAGGCTCGATATACCTGTTCCGAATACGGAGTTCAGGAACAAAAATCCATGACGCTGTGTATCCTGTAGCACCCGCAAGAATAATCTGGCTATGGTCCCCGCGATACACCCCTACCTCTCTCGAAGCGCCTCGTTCACGTAGCGTCGGAACGTGTCCAGAAAATATTCGATGATCCGTTTCCGACGGATCTTGATCTCCCCCGTCACGGACATCCCAGGGAGCAGGGGGACTCTCTTCCCCTCGACGACATAGTGATCCCGGGACGTCTCCAGCAGAGCCTGATAGATCAGGCCGCGCTTCTCGTCCTCCTTCGCCTCCGTCGCAACGGACTTCACGCGTCCCTCCAGGGTGCCATACTTCTGGAAGCTGAAGGTCTCCACCTTGATCTCGGCGTCCTGCCCCGAACAGACAAACCCGATGTCCCGGTTCTCCACCCAGACCTCGAACTCTATACCCCCGCCCGCCGGAACGATCAGCATCAACGGCTGCGCAGGTGTGACCACGGCACCCAGCGTGTGGATCTCCAGCTGCTGCACCACACCGTCGATGGGCGCAGTTATCCGGCTCAGACGATTTTTCTCCTTTGCCTTGACCAATTCTTCCTCCACCACATGAAGCTGTTTACGGTCCTCCACGATCCGTGCGGATATCTCGGAGAGCCATTCGCTCTCAACCTTTTTCAGTTCCATATTGCTCTCCACAACGGTGTGTTGGTTCCGGTCGACCTCCGCCTGCTGGGAAAGAAGATCCTGCCTGACCTCAATCTCCTTCTGCAGGTACGTCTGGTGTTCCAGCAGCGATACCGTACCATCTGACGCGAGCTCCTCTGTCTTCTTCCGCTGTTCAGTTACTATCGGAAGGAGGGCAGCGTATTTGTCGTATTGCCGCTTCGAATTCTGGAGCGCGGCCTCGGCCATCAGCGCCTGTTGTTTCAGGACATTGATCCGGGACCGGAACTCCAGCTGTCGCGTACGGGAAAGCTCCTGTTGATGCAGGACGATCTCAGGATCCCAGCTGCCTTCTGGTGGCACGAAGGGCTCGCCATCACGGTCGGCGAAGAGCCGCGCCAGGTCCAGGGCGTAAAAATCCCGCTCCTTCGTCAAGCGCACCATGTCGGCCTCCGTGATCACCGTGTCCAGCTCAATCAGCACATCGCCCTCGCGAACGGGCGAGCCATTCGCCACATTCAATCTTCGGACGATCCCCTTGTCCTCCGCCTGCACTATTTTAGTGTAGCCGGATGGGATAACCTTGCCAGGAGCCACGGCGACCTCGTCCACCGTGCCAACGATCGACCAGGCCAGGGCAATCAGAAAGAAGGAGACCACGATCCACAATAGAGCTCGCCCGATAGGAGACGGAGGACTTTCCACAATCTCCAGGGCCGCTGGAAGGAATTCCAGTTCCTCGCGCCCCCAGCCCTCGACCATGCGTTTCGGACATCCCTTGCCCCCGTTTCCATTCTTGCTGTCCTTCCGCGATCCAAACATGACGCCTCCCTCAATCAACCGTACCGAAAACTACTGTGTATCGCCCAGCAGGGCCTGCTGCCGGTACAGGGAGCTGTAGAGCCCCCCCTTCTTCAGCAGCTCATCGTGTGTGCCCCGCTCGACGATACGCCCCTTATCCATCGCCAGGATGGTATCCGCCATGCGCACCGTAGAGAGCCGGTGCGCGATGATGAACACCGTCCGACCCCGGCAGATACTGCGCAGGTTCTGCTGGATAATCCGCTCCGACTCGTAATCCAGAGCACTCGTCGCCTCGTCGAAAATAAGGATACGCGGATCGGTCATCAGCGTCCGCGCTATCGCGATACGCTGACGCTGCCCTCCCGAAAGGGAGGAACCGCGCTCTCCAACCGGCGTGTCGTACCCATCTGGAAGTTCCAGGATGAAGTCGTGAGCTCCTGCCAGCCTCGCTGCGGCGGCAACCCGCTCCAAGGGAGCTGACGTATCCACCACGGCGATATTATCCCTCACACTCCCGTTGAAGAGAAAATTCTCCTGCAACACCACGCCAATCTGACGCCTGAGCCATACGGGGTCGACCTGCGCGAGGTCGACCCCGTCCACAAGCAAGCGGCCCTGAGCGGGGACGTAGAAGCGTTGCACCAGTTTGGTCAGCGTACTCTTCCCTGATCCCGAACGGCCTACGATACCCACCGTCGTACCCGGCTCAACAATCAGATCAATGTCGTCCAGTATGGGCGGTCCGTCCAGCCGATACCGGAACCCCACGTGATTGAATTCAATCCGCCCCCTGATCCGCCCCAGCGAACTACGGCCCGGTGAACTATCCGGCTCCGCCGGGAAGTTCAGCACATCACCAAGCCGTTCTATAGAGAGCCGTACCTGCTGAAAATCTTGCCATAGCGTCGCCAGACGTAATATAGGCTCCGTCACCCGGCCGGAGAGCATCTGAAACGCGATGAGCTGACCGACCGTGAACTCCCCCTGCATCACCATTCGGGCCCCGAACCACAGAATGGCGAGGGTTGACGTTTTCTGGATCAGGTGTGCCGTACTGCCCGCAAGGCTGCTCAGAAACCCCGCACGAAAAGAGGAACGAACGTAATTCGCGAGCAACCCCTCCCAACGGTGATTCAGCTGCGGCTCAATAGCCAGGCTCTTGACGGTCTGGACGCCTGTTACCATCTCAACGAGGTACGACTGAGACTCCGCGTTACACGCGAACTTCCTGTTCAGACGTTCCCGAATGATCGGCGTCACCACCACAGAGAGCGCGATGAACAACGGCAGCGCCGCAAGCGAGATCAGCGTCAGCTTGGGGCTATAGAAGAACATCACGGCCACGAACACGACCGTGAAGATCAGGTCCAGAACCACCGTCAGTGCCGTGCCCGTGATGAAGGAACGAATCGTCTCCAGCTCCCGGACCCGCGCTATGGTCGTGCCAACCGTGCGGGCCTCGAAGTACGGCAGTGGCAGCGCCAGAAGATGTTTGAAGAGCTTGGCACCCAGAATGACATCCACACGATTCGTCGTGTGGGAAAACAGATAGGTTCGGGTCACGCTCAGGATCATCTCGAAGATGTTGATGACAAACAGACCCAGTACGAGCACATCCAGAGTGGACAGCCCTTTATGGATCAGCACCTTGTCGATGATCACCTGAGAAAAGAGCGGAGTGATCAGCCCGAAAGTCTGAAGGAAGAAGGATCCGACAAAGACCTCGCCCAGGTGCCGCCTGAAGCGCAGAATCACCGGCAGGAACCATCCAATACTGAATTTCCTGCCCAGCTCCGAGAAAGAGAAACGACGCGCCAGAGGAATGGCGTCCCCCTCCCATACCGTGCCCAGCTGTTCGAAGCTCCAGACGAAGGGGGTGCGCTCCGCGACACGGAGCAGCATGACCCGTCCCTTCCCGGTTTCGGCGTCAGCTGCCGCCTCCGCCCTCAGAAAGATCAGAACGTTCCCGTCAGGAAGGAGAAGCAGCGAAGGCTGCGGCAGTCTGTCGAGCTTATCTGGAGAGGTCGTCAGTCTCTTCGCCTTGAGCCCGATTCTCTTCGCCGCACGCAGGAGGATGAGAGGAATAGAGCCAGGCTCACGAGAGGGGAACGCACGACACAGGCTCTCGGGATCGGCCGGAAGGCCCACGATGCGTGCTGCCGTCGCCAGGGCGATCAGGGCATTCTCCACCAGGGATCTGAAACCGGAGGAAGCGGGGTCCTCTGACTCCGCTCCTCCGATTGTATTTTGTCCATCTTTGGGACGTTCCGTCATCACACCCGCCATGATACACCTCTAAAAATTCCGGGACTGCTCGGCATGCCGAACCCCCTCCTCGAAATGCTTCTCCAAGCCGTTGTCCACTGACACAGAGAGCCTCACGGCGCCCATACCAGCAGAACTGGACGCGGCAACGTTGCAGATCATACCGGAGTCCGGTGTCTCAAAGCTCAGCTGCGCCAGCGCAACATCCATTGCCAAACGAGCCGTTTCAAAGGCCCCGACATCCGACGATCCGTTCATTATGACTGCCAGTGACGGATCCAGATCCCACCCATTCAACTGTACTCCCATCTTCTCTTCAGTAAAAGCAGAGGTACAGTTTGGAGATGAAAGCAGGGCCAGCGATTCCTCGATTTCCCTATC from Dethiosulfovibrio peptidovorans includes:
- a CDS encoding secretion protein HlyD, with the protein product MFGSRKDSKNGNGGKGCPKRMVEGWGREELEFLPAALEIVESPPSPIGRALLWIVVSFFLIALAWSIVGTVDEVAVAPGKVIPSGYTKIVQAEDKGIVRRLNVANGSPVREGDVLIELDTVITEADMVRLTKERDFYALDLARLFADRDGEPFVPPEGSWDPEIVLHQQELSRTRQLEFRSRINVLKQQALMAEAALQNSKRQYDKYAALLPIVTEQRKKTEELASDGTVSLLEHQTYLQKEIEVRQDLLSQQAEVDRNQHTVVESNMELKKVESEWLSEISARIVEDRKQLHVVEEELVKAKEKNRLSRITAPIDGVVQQLEIHTLGAVVTPAQPLMLIVPAGGGIEFEVWVENRDIGFVCSGQDAEIKVETFSFQKYGTLEGRVKSVATEAKEDEKRGLIYQALLETSRDHYVVEGKRVPLLPGMSVTGEIKIRRKRIIEYFLDTFRRYVNEALRER
- the deoC gene encoding deoxyribose-phosphate aldolase yields the protein MQNEKLASMIDHTLLKAESTPKEIQDLCSEAREWSFASVCVNGSYVSLAAHELEGSLVKVCTVVGFPLGATSSAVKAFEAKDALENGAQEIDMVINIGRLKAGDDEYVRDDIAAVKAVLKADALLKVILETCLLTDDEKVRGARAAVQAGADFVKTSTGFSSGGATVEDVALIRKVVGGNVGVKASGGIRTREDALRMMEAGASRIGASRSIRICSGESV
- a CDS encoding type I secretion system permease/ATPase, encoding MTERPKDGQNTIGGAESEDPASSGFRSLVENALIALATAARIVGLPADPESLCRAFPSREPGSIPLILLRAAKRIGLKAKRLTTSPDKLDRLPQPSLLLLPDGNVLIFLRAEAAADAETGKGRVMLLRVAERTPFVWSFEQLGTVWEGDAIPLARRFSFSELGRKFSIGWFLPVILRFRRHLGEVFVGSFFLQTFGLITPLFSQVIIDKVLIHKGLSTLDVLVLGLFVINIFEMILSVTRTYLFSHTTNRVDVILGAKLFKHLLALPLPYFEARTVGTTIARVRELETIRSFITGTALTVVLDLIFTVVFVAVMFFYSPKLTLISLAALPLFIALSVVVTPIIRERLNRKFACNAESQSYLVEMVTGVQTVKSLAIEPQLNHRWEGLLANYVRSSFRAGFLSSLAGSTAHLIQKTSTLAILWFGARMVMQGEFTVGQLIAFQMLSGRVTEPILRLATLWQDFQQVRLSIERLGDVLNFPAEPDSSPGRSSLGRIRGRIEFNHVGFRYRLDGPPILDDIDLIVEPGTTVGIVGRSGSGKSTLTKLVQRFYVPAQGRLLVDGVDLAQVDPVWLRRQIGVVLQENFLFNGSVRDNIAVVDTSAPLERVAAAARLAGAHDFILELPDGYDTPVGERGSSLSGGQRQRIAIARTLMTDPRILIFDEATSALDYESERIIQQNLRSICRGRTVFIIAHRLSTVRMADTILAMDKGRIVERGTHDELLKKGGLYSSLYRQQALLGDTQ
- a CDS encoding ABC transporter substrate-binding protein codes for the protein MKRYVKHFVLSIIMSLTFMSLSSAAFAAPKYTWSFACPWSRPVSEKGYKMFCDKVSEYTNGDIEIKLYMGGLLGTHDESFHGVRDGSIEVSALSPYVNLIPGGMLNWMPWTIGSFDEARIAYAYPDGIIYKLMDVAWGEVNCKLLFSCSQGAYGLANNVRPLRTPSDLKNLKLRVSSSTAAVRCLENMGSGTGMLMENLPWSEIYTALSRGVVDGCWTMLPSLVDERQCEVLKHYTHNLLVWDANNVVINMDLWNELKPEYQKAILKAGAEAEQYLNDLHEAKEDEYRKKLEAMSGFTITKISDEEREMWREKANMPAIWKELCDPWLEKHWPGQNKSKEILNELNEIHRRCIEQKAAKKSS